One Podarcis muralis chromosome 1, rPodMur119.hap1.1, whole genome shotgun sequence genomic window carries:
- the FANCF gene encoding Fanconi anemia group F protein: METLLSQAELLPSLLAASRSGLVRGWDAAAVRRALSWGRFFQGLHARLPPERGIWASVERRLRSRGAPLGLGHLKRCPELLGLALLENRALPYDACRALLRALLHGEDAERRAHRLARRKAAAQLLLLLPSAPSPPPPPPHEAPPVRAQGQLLLARLREEGGEEGALLEQLPCGPALHRAVAAALLEPGGEAEARAALLPWLLQQQQQQQPRLAAFFRLLPASWAASLCSRHPELRAPYLSLLAAWGSRLRYDPLRGEWGAGGLEEGAAAPWQEVRERVGCLCQGPEPLRSAVLAQLRDLKAQDGGFEVRGLSVWTDLLLDVQASAWKEKLLARSLPPSAKSVENLE, encoded by the coding sequence ATGGAGACGCTCCTCTCCCAAGCCGAGCTGCTGCCCAGCCTCTTGGCGGCGTCGCGCTCGGGCCTGGTGCGAGGCTGGGACGCGGCGGCCGTGCGCCGGGCCCTGAGCTGGGGCCGCTTCTTCCAGGGGCTGCACGCCCGCCTCCCGCCCGAGCGCGGCATCTGGGCCTCTGTGGAGCGGCGCCTGCGCAGCCGGGGAGCGCCGCTCGGCCTCGGCCACTTGAAACGCTGCCCGGAGCTGCTGGGCCTGGCGCTGCTGGAGAACCGCGCGCTGCCCTACGACGCCTGCCgcgccctcctgcgcgccctcCTGCACGGTGAGGACGCGGAGCGCCGCGCCCACCGCCTGGCGAGGCGAAAGGCGGCcgcccagctcctcctcctcctcccttcggcgccttctcctcctcctcctcctcctcacgagGCCCCTCCGGTCAGAGCCCAGGGGCAGCTGCTGCTGGCGCGGCTGCGGGAGGAAGGCGGCGAGGAGGGCGCCCTCCTGGAGCAGCTGCCCTGCGGCCCCGCGCTGCACAGGGCCGTGGCGGCGGCGCTGCTGGAGCCCGGAGGCGAAGCAGAAGCCAGGGCGGCGCTGCTCCcttggctgctgcagcagcaacaacagcagcagcctcGCCTGGCCGCCTTCTTCCGCCTTCTGCCGGCCTCGTGGGCGGCCTCGCTTTGCAGCCGCCACCCCGAGCTGCGCGCCCCTTACTTGAGCCTCTTGGCGGCCTGGGGGAGCCGGCTCCGATACGACCCGCTGCGCGGGGAGTGGGGGGCCGGCGGCCTAGAAGAAGGCGCGGCGGCGCCTTGGCAGGAGGTGAGGGAGCGTGTCGGCTGCCTCTGCCAAGGGCCGGAGCCTCTACGCAGCGCGGTGCTGGCGCAGCTCAGAGACCTGAAAGCCCAGGATGGGGGCTTTGAAGTGCGAGGCCTGAGTGTTTGGACTGATCTCCTGCTGGACGTGCAGGCGTCTGCTTGGAAGGAAAAGCTCCTCGCGCGAAGCCTTCCCCCGTCAGCCAAATCAGTTGAAAATCtagaatga